One genomic window of Piliocolobus tephrosceles isolate RC106 chromosome 19, ASM277652v3, whole genome shotgun sequence includes the following:
- the LGALS2 gene encoding galectin-2, with amino-acid sequence MRWMKVLGKCGIDFLWGLEWNVSLLVQGELEVKNMDMKPGSALKITGRIADGADSFVINLGQGTDKLNLHLNPRFSESTIVCNSLDGSNWGQEQWEDHLCFSPGSEVKFTVTFESDRFKVKLPDGHELTFPNRLGHSHLSYLSVRGGFNTSSFKLKE; translated from the exons ATGAGATGGATGAAGGTGCTGGGCAAGTGTGGGATTGATTTTCTGTGGGGACTCGAGTGGAATGTTTCTCTGTTGGTCCAGGGGGAACTTGAGGTTAAGAACATGGACATGAAGCCGGGGTCAGCCCTGAAGATCACAGGCAGGATTGCCGATGGCGCTGATTC CTTTGTAATTAACCTGGGCCAGGGGACAGACAAGCTGAACCTGCATTTGAACCCTCGCTTCAGCGAATCCACCATTGTCTGCAACTCACTGGATGGCAGCAACTGGGGGCAAGAACAATGGGAAGATCACCTGTGCTTCAGCCCAGGGTCAGAGGTCAAG TTCACGGTGACCTTTGAGAGTGACAGATTCAAGGTGAAGCTGCCAGATGGGCATGAGCTGACCTTTCCCAACAGGCTGGGCCACAGCCACCTGAGCTACCTGAGCGTGAGGGGCGGGTTCAACACGTCCTCTTTcaagttaaaagaataa